One part of the Solanum dulcamara chromosome 8, daSolDulc1.2, whole genome shotgun sequence genome encodes these proteins:
- the LOC129901544 gene encoding uncharacterized protein LOC129901544 isoform X1, translated as MSEQGDKICPLCAEEMDLTDQQLKPCKCGYEICVWCWHHIMDMAEKENTEGRCPACRTPYNKEKIVGMEAKCDKVVAEMSTEKRLSSRKGKSKTADSRKQLSSVRVVQKNLVYIVGLPLSLADEDQLLQRKEYFSQYGKVMKVSISRTAAGTIQHFANDTCSVYITYSREEEAILCIQSVHGFVLDGRPLRACFGTTKYCHAWLRNVPCTNLDCLYLHEIGSQEDSFSKDEIISAYTRSRVQQIAGAINSMQRRSGSVLPPPREEFCSNNSASANKPISKNAATNSAPSVRGSSSPPNSSSGRSAALPAGALWGTRASNNQHPPASVPCSNGPLNKKPLTCNPTVFSTAVESTSQVSLLPAYAGKKVVHTEESGTTQEKGKIEALEPVKQHVGADPRTYTSENLTILVPLASSSMNSQLHSAPSMSLKDEEKQMIQTSSTNAFDISVKSNGPGFTKDSNDITDIKIQNVCLDMSSLSIGRHKKSQGNCIDQNKESSPSELTEEYATSADEICITREKSDLRLDAQSKVTQVTTIEIENDLLTLNEQRHRYPEVIIEKVNSPNLSLSLHSPAQPSGYTSQLTNDGGRIGANMQLDRRTDSVSQPSRESSTNGYPENVSNCVADLHTIDRSYYPLPDEGKRMHVGKFQGEAHSENSSTNVDIGESSIISNILSLDFDPWNESLTSPQNLAKLLGETDDQQGSVRVSNSRKLTSNQSRFSFAREEPTTNASADYQPSLNYIEQNFNHYHHGHDFPNRRNYQLDNIGTRNGFSMANNEETVGFGNSFSHLSSNKLSVARPQMSAPPGFSAPNRAPPPGFTSHYERMEQNFDSFHASHLRDTSSLHNIHQAPQVGHVTNGDIEFMDPAILAVGKGFPNGLHLSSLDMSSSCPPQSNTFQNEGTLQLLMQRSLTAHQNQSFADTRDMFSPFGDAYGISSRGVEQTLTNNQPPFDGISSRVLEQTLANNQPLFDGISSRVLEQTLANHQSPFLQLSLPQSRNSVMSNGHWDSWNGVQSGNSLGVAELLRTENLGFNKFFTGYEESKIHMSNSGNLYNRTFGL; from the exons ATGAGCGAACAGGGGGATAAGATTTGTCCTCTTTGTGCGGAGGAGATGGATTTGACAGATCAGCAGTTGAAGCCTTGCAAGTGCGGCTACGAG ATATGTGTCTGGTGCTGGCATCACATTATGGATATGGCTGAGAAGGAGAATACAGAAGGGAGGTGTCCAGCATGTCGCACTCCTTATAACAAGGAAAAGATTGTTGGCATGGAAGCAAAATGTGACAA GGTAGTGGCTGAGATGAGCACTGAGAAAAGGTTGTCTTCTCGCAAGGGAAAAAGTAAAACAGCCGATTCTAGGAAGCAACTTAGCAGTGTTCGAGTCGTTCAAAAAAATCTTGTTTACATTGTGGGGTTGCCTCTCAGTCTAGCTGATGAAGAT CAGCTTCTACAGAGGAAAGAGTATTTTTCTCAGTATGGGAAGGTTATGAAGGTGTCTATATCTCGTACAGCTGCTGGCACTATTCAACATTTTGCAAATGATACTTGTagtgt ATATATAACCTATTCAAGGGAGGAGGAAGCAATTCTGTGTATTCAATCTGTACATGGGTTTGTTTTGGATGGTAGACCTCTAAG GGCTTGCTTTGGAACCACAAAATACTGTCATGCTTGGTTGAGAAATGTG CCCTGTACCAATCTTGATTGTTTATACTTGCACGAGATTGGGTCGCAAGAGGATAGCTTTAGTAAAGACGAAATCATTTCAGCTTACACAAG GAGTAGAGTTCAACAAATTGCTGGTGCCATTAATAGTATGCAACGACGATCAGGGAGTGTGTTACCACCGCCAAGAGAGGAGTTCTGCAGTAACAACTCTGCGTCTGCAAACAAACCTATTAGTAAAAATGCTGCAACT AATTCAGCACCCAGTGTTAGAGGCTCCAGCTCCCCACCAAATAGTAGCTCTGGTAGATCTGCGGCTCTTCCTGCTGGAGCTTTATG GGGAACACGTGCATCAAATAATCAACACCCACCTGCCAGTGTACCATGTTCTAATGGACCTCTTAATAAGAAGCCTCTGACGTGTAACCCAACGGTATTTTCTACAGCTGTTGAAAGCACAAGTCAGGTTTCGTTACTGCCTGCCTATGCAGGAAAGAAAGTAGTTCATACTGAAGAAAGTGGAACTACTCAAGAGAAAGGGAAAATAGAGGCTTTAGAACCTGTTAAGCAGCATGTAGGAGCAGATCCTCGAACCTATACTTCTGAGAACCTTACTATTCTGGTACCTCTTGCTTCTTCATCTATGAACAGTCAGCTACATAGTGCCCCGTCCATGTCTTTGAAGGACGAAGAAAAACAAATGATACAAACCAGTAGTACAAATGCCTTTGATATTTCTGTAAAGTCTAATGGACCTGGTTTTACCAAAGATTCCAATGATATCACAGATATTAAGATCCAGAATGTATGCCTTGATATGTCGTCATTGAGCATTGGTAGACATAAGAAATCACAGGGCAATTGCATTGATCAAAATAAGGAGTCCTCGCCATCTGAATTGACCGAGGAATATGCGACTTCTGCAGATGAGATTTGTATCACAAGAGAGAAGTCTGACCTAAGATTGGATGCACAGAGCAAAGTAACACAAGTTACTActattgaaattgagaatgatTTGCTAACCTTAAATGAGCAGAGACATAGGTATCCCGAAGTAATTATTGAAAAAGTCAATTCACCCAATCTTTCCCTTTCTTTACACTCCCCAGCTCAGCCTAGTGGGTATACCTCTCAGCTGACTAATGATGGTGGACGTATTGGGGCCAATATGCAGTTAGACAGGAGAACTGATTCAGTATCACAGCCTTCTCGTGAATCATCGACTAATGGGTACCCGGAGAATGTATCAAATTGTGTGGCTGATTTGCATACTATTGATAGAAGTTATTATCCGTTGCCTGACGAGGGTAAGAGGATGCATGTGGGAAAGTTTCAAGGTGAAGCTCATAGCGAGAACAGTAGTACTAATGTAGATATTGGAGAGAGCAGTATAATATCTAATATTTTGTCCCTGGATTTTGATCCTTGGAATGAGTCATTAACTTCTCCTCAGAACCTTGCCAAGTTGTTAGGAGAAACTGATGACCAACAAGGGTCTGTTAGAGTgtcaaactcaagaaaattaacCAGTAACCAATCGAGATTCTCTTTTGCAAGAGAAGAACCAACCACCAATGCATCAGCTGATTATCAACCATCTCTAAATTACATTGAGCAAAATTTTAATCATTATCATCATGGTCATGATTTTCCTAATAGAAGAAATTATCAACTGGATAATATTGGTACTCGTAATGGTTTTTCCATGGCCAATAATGAGGAAACAGTTGGTTTTGGCAACAGCTTTTCTCATCTCTCTTCTAATAAGCTATCAG TGGCCAGACCTCAGATGTCAGCACCTCCAGGGTTCTCAGCACCAAACAGAGCACCACCCCCGGGTTTTACTTCTCATTATGAGAGAATGGAACAGAATTTTGACTCTTTCCATG CGAGTCACTTGCGTGATACCTCCTCATTGCACAATATACACCAGGCTCCACAAGTTGGACATGTGACTAATGGAGACATTGAGTTTATGGATCCTGCTATTCTGGCAGTTGGTAAAGGGTTTCCTAATGGCCTTCATCTCTCAAGCTTGGACATGTCTTCAAGTTGTCCTCCACAATCAAATACTTTTCAAAATGAGGGAACGCTTCAATTACTGATGCAAAGATCTCTAACTGCACATCAGAACCAGAGTTTTGCTGATACGAGGGACATGTTTTCTCCATTTGGTGATGCTTATGGAATTTCTTCCAGGGGTGTGGAGCAAACTCTGACCAACAATCAACCCCCATTTGATGGAATTTCTTCCAGGGTTCTGGAGCAAACTCTGGCTAACAATCAACCCCTATTTGATGGGATTTCTTCCAGGGTTCTGGAGCAAACTCTGGCCAACCATCAATCTCCATTTTTACAGCTCAGTCTTCCCCAGAGTAGGAACTCTGTCATGTCAAATGGCCACTGGGACAGCTGGAATGGGGTTCAGAGTGGAAACAGTTTGGGTGTAGCAGAACTCCTCCGAACAGAAAATTTGGGCTTTAACAAGTTCTTTACAGGATATGAGGAATCAAAGATTCATATGTCCAATTCTGGCAATTTGTATAATAGAACATTCGGGTTGTAA
- the LOC129901544 gene encoding uncharacterized protein LOC129901544 isoform X7, with protein sequence MCCPLVQPCTNLDCLYLHEIGSQEDSFSKDEIISAYTRSRVQQIAGAINSMQRRSGSVLPPPREEFCSNNSASANKPISKNAATNSAPSVRGSSSPPNSSSGRSAALPAGALWGTRASNNQHPPASVPCSNGPLNKKPLTCNPTVFSTAVESTSQVSLLPAYAGKKVVHTEESGTTQEKGKIEALEPVKQHVGADPRTYTSENLTILVPLASSSMNSQLHSAPSMSLKDEEKQMIQTSSTNAFDISVKSNGPGFTKDSNDITDIKIQNVCLDMSSLSIGRHKKSQGNCIDQNKESSPSELTEEYATSADEICITREKSDLRLDAQSKVTQVTTIEIENDLLTLNEQRHRYPEVIIEKVNSPNLSLSLHSPAQPSGYTSQLTNDGGRIGANMQLDRRTDSVSQPSRESSTNGYPENVSNCVADLHTIDRSYYPLPDEGKRMHVGKFQGEAHSENSSTNVDIGESSIISNILSLDFDPWNESLTSPQNLAKLLGETDDQQGSVRVSNSRKLTSNQSRFSFAREEPTTNASADYQPSLNYIEQNFNHYHHGHDFPNRRNYQLDNIGTRNGFSMANNEETVGFGNSFSHLSSNKLSVARPQMSAPPGFSAPNRAPPPGFTSHYERMEQNFDSFHASHLRDTSSLHNIHQAPQVGHVTNGDIEFMDPAILAVGKGFPNGLHLSSLDMSSSCPPQSNTFQNEGTLQLLMQRSLTAHQNQSFADTRDMFSPFGDAYGISSRGVEQTLTNNQPPFDGISSRVLEQTLANNQPLFDGISSRVLEQTLANHQSPFLQLSLPQSRNSVMSNGHWDSWNGVQSGNSLGVAELLRTENLGFNKFFTGYEESKIHMSNSGNLYNRTFGL encoded by the exons ATGTG TTGTCCTTTGGTTCAGCCCTGTACCAATCTTGATTGTTTATACTTGCACGAGATTGGGTCGCAAGAGGATAGCTTTAGTAAAGACGAAATCATTTCAGCTTACACAAG GAGTAGAGTTCAACAAATTGCTGGTGCCATTAATAGTATGCAACGACGATCAGGGAGTGTGTTACCACCGCCAAGAGAGGAGTTCTGCAGTAACAACTCTGCGTCTGCAAACAAACCTATTAGTAAAAATGCTGCAACT AATTCAGCACCCAGTGTTAGAGGCTCCAGCTCCCCACCAAATAGTAGCTCTGGTAGATCTGCGGCTCTTCCTGCTGGAGCTTTATG GGGAACACGTGCATCAAATAATCAACACCCACCTGCCAGTGTACCATGTTCTAATGGACCTCTTAATAAGAAGCCTCTGACGTGTAACCCAACGGTATTTTCTACAGCTGTTGAAAGCACAAGTCAGGTTTCGTTACTGCCTGCCTATGCAGGAAAGAAAGTAGTTCATACTGAAGAAAGTGGAACTACTCAAGAGAAAGGGAAAATAGAGGCTTTAGAACCTGTTAAGCAGCATGTAGGAGCAGATCCTCGAACCTATACTTCTGAGAACCTTACTATTCTGGTACCTCTTGCTTCTTCATCTATGAACAGTCAGCTACATAGTGCCCCGTCCATGTCTTTGAAGGACGAAGAAAAACAAATGATACAAACCAGTAGTACAAATGCCTTTGATATTTCTGTAAAGTCTAATGGACCTGGTTTTACCAAAGATTCCAATGATATCACAGATATTAAGATCCAGAATGTATGCCTTGATATGTCGTCATTGAGCATTGGTAGACATAAGAAATCACAGGGCAATTGCATTGATCAAAATAAGGAGTCCTCGCCATCTGAATTGACCGAGGAATATGCGACTTCTGCAGATGAGATTTGTATCACAAGAGAGAAGTCTGACCTAAGATTGGATGCACAGAGCAAAGTAACACAAGTTACTActattgaaattgagaatgatTTGCTAACCTTAAATGAGCAGAGACATAGGTATCCCGAAGTAATTATTGAAAAAGTCAATTCACCCAATCTTTCCCTTTCTTTACACTCCCCAGCTCAGCCTAGTGGGTATACCTCTCAGCTGACTAATGATGGTGGACGTATTGGGGCCAATATGCAGTTAGACAGGAGAACTGATTCAGTATCACAGCCTTCTCGTGAATCATCGACTAATGGGTACCCGGAGAATGTATCAAATTGTGTGGCTGATTTGCATACTATTGATAGAAGTTATTATCCGTTGCCTGACGAGGGTAAGAGGATGCATGTGGGAAAGTTTCAAGGTGAAGCTCATAGCGAGAACAGTAGTACTAATGTAGATATTGGAGAGAGCAGTATAATATCTAATATTTTGTCCCTGGATTTTGATCCTTGGAATGAGTCATTAACTTCTCCTCAGAACCTTGCCAAGTTGTTAGGAGAAACTGATGACCAACAAGGGTCTGTTAGAGTgtcaaactcaagaaaattaacCAGTAACCAATCGAGATTCTCTTTTGCAAGAGAAGAACCAACCACCAATGCATCAGCTGATTATCAACCATCTCTAAATTACATTGAGCAAAATTTTAATCATTATCATCATGGTCATGATTTTCCTAATAGAAGAAATTATCAACTGGATAATATTGGTACTCGTAATGGTTTTTCCATGGCCAATAATGAGGAAACAGTTGGTTTTGGCAACAGCTTTTCTCATCTCTCTTCTAATAAGCTATCAG TGGCCAGACCTCAGATGTCAGCACCTCCAGGGTTCTCAGCACCAAACAGAGCACCACCCCCGGGTTTTACTTCTCATTATGAGAGAATGGAACAGAATTTTGACTCTTTCCATG CGAGTCACTTGCGTGATACCTCCTCATTGCACAATATACACCAGGCTCCACAAGTTGGACATGTGACTAATGGAGACATTGAGTTTATGGATCCTGCTATTCTGGCAGTTGGTAAAGGGTTTCCTAATGGCCTTCATCTCTCAAGCTTGGACATGTCTTCAAGTTGTCCTCCACAATCAAATACTTTTCAAAATGAGGGAACGCTTCAATTACTGATGCAAAGATCTCTAACTGCACATCAGAACCAGAGTTTTGCTGATACGAGGGACATGTTTTCTCCATTTGGTGATGCTTATGGAATTTCTTCCAGGGGTGTGGAGCAAACTCTGACCAACAATCAACCCCCATTTGATGGAATTTCTTCCAGGGTTCTGGAGCAAACTCTGGCTAACAATCAACCCCTATTTGATGGGATTTCTTCCAGGGTTCTGGAGCAAACTCTGGCCAACCATCAATCTCCATTTTTACAGCTCAGTCTTCCCCAGAGTAGGAACTCTGTCATGTCAAATGGCCACTGGGACAGCTGGAATGGGGTTCAGAGTGGAAACAGTTTGGGTGTAGCAGAACTCCTCCGAACAGAAAATTTGGGCTTTAACAAGTTCTTTACAGGATATGAGGAATCAAAGATTCATATGTCCAATTCTGGCAATTTGTATAATAGAACATTCGGGTTGTAA
- the LOC129901544 gene encoding uncharacterized protein LOC129901544 isoform X6: MSEQGDKICPLCAEEMDLTDQQLKPCKCGYEICVWCWHHIMDMAEKENTEGRCPACRTPYNKEKIVGMEAKCDKVVAEMSTEKRLSSRKGKSKTADSRKQLSSVRVVQKNLVYIVGLPLSLADEDLLQRKEYFSQYGKVMKVSISRTAAGTIQHFANDTCSVYITYSREEEAILCIQSVHGFVLDGRPLRACFGTTKYCHAWLRNVPCTNLDCLYLHEIGSQEDSFSKDEIISAYTRSRVQQIAGAINSMQRRSGSVLPPPREEFCSNNSASANKPISKNAATNSAPSVRGSSSPPNSSSGRSAALPAGALWGTRASNNQHPPASVPCSNGPLNKKPLTCNPTVFSTAVESTSQVSLLPAYAGKKVVHTEESGTTQEKGKIEALEPVKQHVGADPRTYTSENLTILVPLASSSMNSQLHSAPSMSLKDEEKQMIQTSSTNAFDISVKSNGPGFTKDSNDITDIKIQNVCLDMSSLSIGRHKKSQGNCIDQNKESSPSELTEEYATSADEICITREKSDLRLDAQSKVTQVTTIEIENDLLTLNEQRHRYPEVIIEKVNSPNLSLSLHSPAQPSGYTSQLTNDGGRIGANMQLDRRTDSVSQPSRESSTNGYPENVSNCVADLHTIDRSYYPLPDEGKRMHVGKFQGEAHSENSSTNVDIGESSIISNILSLDFDPWNESLTSPQNLAKLLGETDDQQGSVRVSNSRKLTSNQSRFSFAREEPTTNASADYQPSLNYIEQNFNHYHHGHDFPNRRNYQLDNIGTRNGFSMANNEETVGFGNSFSHLSSNKLSVARPQMSAPPGFSAPNRAPPPGFTSHYERMEQNFDSFHASHLRDTSSLHNIHQAPQVGHVTNGDIEFMDPAILAVGKGFPNGLHLSSLDMSSSCPPQSNTFQNEGTLQLLMQRSLTAHQNQSFADTRDMFSPFGDAYGISSRGVEQTLTNNQPPFDGISSRVLEQTLANNQPLFDGISSRVLEQTLANHQSPFLQLSLPQSRNSVMSNGHWDSWNGVQSGNSLGVAELLRTENLGFNKFFTGYEESKIHMSNSGNLYNRTFGL; this comes from the exons ATGAGCGAACAGGGGGATAAGATTTGTCCTCTTTGTGCGGAGGAGATGGATTTGACAGATCAGCAGTTGAAGCCTTGCAAGTGCGGCTACGAG ATATGTGTCTGGTGCTGGCATCACATTATGGATATGGCTGAGAAGGAGAATACAGAAGGGAGGTGTCCAGCATGTCGCACTCCTTATAACAAGGAAAAGATTGTTGGCATGGAAGCAAAATGTGACAA GGTAGTGGCTGAGATGAGCACTGAGAAAAGGTTGTCTTCTCGCAAGGGAAAAAGTAAAACAGCCGATTCTAGGAAGCAACTTAGCAGTGTTCGAGTCGTTCAAAAAAATCTTGTTTACATTGTGGGGTTGCCTCTCAGTCTAGCTGATGAAGAT CTTCTACAGAGGAAAGAGTATTTTTCTCAGTATGGGAAGGTTATGAAGGTGTCTATATCTCGTACAGCTGCTGGCACTATTCAACATTTTGCAAATGATACTTGTagtgt ATATATAACCTATTCAAGGGAGGAGGAAGCAATTCTGTGTATTCAATCTGTACATGGGTTTGTTTTGGATGGTAGACCTCTAAG GGCTTGCTTTGGAACCACAAAATACTGTCATGCTTGGTTGAGAAATGTG CCCTGTACCAATCTTGATTGTTTATACTTGCACGAGATTGGGTCGCAAGAGGATAGCTTTAGTAAAGACGAAATCATTTCAGCTTACACAAG GAGTAGAGTTCAACAAATTGCTGGTGCCATTAATAGTATGCAACGACGATCAGGGAGTGTGTTACCACCGCCAAGAGAGGAGTTCTGCAGTAACAACTCTGCGTCTGCAAACAAACCTATTAGTAAAAATGCTGCAACT AATTCAGCACCCAGTGTTAGAGGCTCCAGCTCCCCACCAAATAGTAGCTCTGGTAGATCTGCGGCTCTTCCTGCTGGAGCTTTATG GGGAACACGTGCATCAAATAATCAACACCCACCTGCCAGTGTACCATGTTCTAATGGACCTCTTAATAAGAAGCCTCTGACGTGTAACCCAACGGTATTTTCTACAGCTGTTGAAAGCACAAGTCAGGTTTCGTTACTGCCTGCCTATGCAGGAAAGAAAGTAGTTCATACTGAAGAAAGTGGAACTACTCAAGAGAAAGGGAAAATAGAGGCTTTAGAACCTGTTAAGCAGCATGTAGGAGCAGATCCTCGAACCTATACTTCTGAGAACCTTACTATTCTGGTACCTCTTGCTTCTTCATCTATGAACAGTCAGCTACATAGTGCCCCGTCCATGTCTTTGAAGGACGAAGAAAAACAAATGATACAAACCAGTAGTACAAATGCCTTTGATATTTCTGTAAAGTCTAATGGACCTGGTTTTACCAAAGATTCCAATGATATCACAGATATTAAGATCCAGAATGTATGCCTTGATATGTCGTCATTGAGCATTGGTAGACATAAGAAATCACAGGGCAATTGCATTGATCAAAATAAGGAGTCCTCGCCATCTGAATTGACCGAGGAATATGCGACTTCTGCAGATGAGATTTGTATCACAAGAGAGAAGTCTGACCTAAGATTGGATGCACAGAGCAAAGTAACACAAGTTACTActattgaaattgagaatgatTTGCTAACCTTAAATGAGCAGAGACATAGGTATCCCGAAGTAATTATTGAAAAAGTCAATTCACCCAATCTTTCCCTTTCTTTACACTCCCCAGCTCAGCCTAGTGGGTATACCTCTCAGCTGACTAATGATGGTGGACGTATTGGGGCCAATATGCAGTTAGACAGGAGAACTGATTCAGTATCACAGCCTTCTCGTGAATCATCGACTAATGGGTACCCGGAGAATGTATCAAATTGTGTGGCTGATTTGCATACTATTGATAGAAGTTATTATCCGTTGCCTGACGAGGGTAAGAGGATGCATGTGGGAAAGTTTCAAGGTGAAGCTCATAGCGAGAACAGTAGTACTAATGTAGATATTGGAGAGAGCAGTATAATATCTAATATTTTGTCCCTGGATTTTGATCCTTGGAATGAGTCATTAACTTCTCCTCAGAACCTTGCCAAGTTGTTAGGAGAAACTGATGACCAACAAGGGTCTGTTAGAGTgtcaaactcaagaaaattaacCAGTAACCAATCGAGATTCTCTTTTGCAAGAGAAGAACCAACCACCAATGCATCAGCTGATTATCAACCATCTCTAAATTACATTGAGCAAAATTTTAATCATTATCATCATGGTCATGATTTTCCTAATAGAAGAAATTATCAACTGGATAATATTGGTACTCGTAATGGTTTTTCCATGGCCAATAATGAGGAAACAGTTGGTTTTGGCAACAGCTTTTCTCATCTCTCTTCTAATAAGCTATCAG TGGCCAGACCTCAGATGTCAGCACCTCCAGGGTTCTCAGCACCAAACAGAGCACCACCCCCGGGTTTTACTTCTCATTATGAGAGAATGGAACAGAATTTTGACTCTTTCCATG CGAGTCACTTGCGTGATACCTCCTCATTGCACAATATACACCAGGCTCCACAAGTTGGACATGTGACTAATGGAGACATTGAGTTTATGGATCCTGCTATTCTGGCAGTTGGTAAAGGGTTTCCTAATGGCCTTCATCTCTCAAGCTTGGACATGTCTTCAAGTTGTCCTCCACAATCAAATACTTTTCAAAATGAGGGAACGCTTCAATTACTGATGCAAAGATCTCTAACTGCACATCAGAACCAGAGTTTTGCTGATACGAGGGACATGTTTTCTCCATTTGGTGATGCTTATGGAATTTCTTCCAGGGGTGTGGAGCAAACTCTGACCAACAATCAACCCCCATTTGATGGAATTTCTTCCAGGGTTCTGGAGCAAACTCTGGCTAACAATCAACCCCTATTTGATGGGATTTCTTCCAGGGTTCTGGAGCAAACTCTGGCCAACCATCAATCTCCATTTTTACAGCTCAGTCTTCCCCAGAGTAGGAACTCTGTCATGTCAAATGGCCACTGGGACAGCTGGAATGGGGTTCAGAGTGGAAACAGTTTGGGTGTAGCAGAACTCCTCCGAACAGAAAATTTGGGCTTTAACAAGTTCTTTACAGGATATGAGGAATCAAAGATTCATATGTCCAATTCTGGCAATTTGTATAATAGAACATTCGGGTTGTAA